CGATTTGGCCAATAGTTATGGGAATCTCGTGCAACGGGTATTGTCTTTTATTGGAAAAACATGTGGGGGGGTTCTTCCCAATCCAGAATCATTACTGCCTCTCGATGAAGAGCTTCTTTTGAGTGCGAAAAATCTCATAACGACCTTACGCTCGGATATTGAAAAGCAACTTCTTCACAAAATGATCGAGCAGATTTGGCACCTCATCGCTCAAGCCAACCGCTATATTGATGAGCAAAAGCCCTGGTCCCTTAAAGAAGAAGATCCTGCTCGCATGGGGACAATTCTATATGTGTTAGCTGAAACCATCCGTCAAATTGCCATCCTGACCCAACCACTACTCCCAGAGGCCAGCGCTCGCATTCTGGACCAGCTGGCGATCCCCGAAGACAAAAGAACCTTTGCTCATCTTGTATCGGCTCTTGTACCTGGAACAACTCTGCCCGCGCCCGAAGGTGTTTTCCCCCGATGGGTTGAGGAGAAACTATAAATGCTCGTTGATAGTCACTGCCACCTCAATTTCCCAGAATTCACGTCAGACTTAGAGGCTGTGCTTGCGCGCGCATCAGCCAATGGTGTTGGCACTTATTTGACAGTGAATACAAAATTGAGTCAGGCCAAGGACCTGCAAGCCATTGCCGATCAGCACCCGCGGGTCTTTTGCAGCGTCGGCGTACATCCCCATGACGCCGCGGAATATGTGAAAGGATATGAGGGGGACACCCTTTATAATCAAATCAAAATTTTAGCGCAACATCCTAAGGTTGTTGGCATTGGCGAAACGGGCCTGGATTATTACTATGATAACAGCCCCCGTGAAGACCAAATCGCCTCGTTCTCTGACCATATTCGAGCAAGCATGGATCTTGAGCTTCCCCTCATTATTCACACGCGCGATGCCGATGAGGACACCATCGCTTGCCTCACCAATGTTGGACAAGGAAAGGCTAAGGGTGTGTTCCATTGCTTTAGTGGGAGCGAAGATTTAGCGCAAAAAGCTCTCAACCTAGGGTTTTACATTTCTTTCTCGGGCATCCTAACTTTTAAAAACGCAGAAACCTTGCGTCAAATTGCCCAAACAACCCCCTTGGACCGCATTCTTGTGGAAACAGACGCACCTTTCCTGGCTCCTGTCCCCCATCGTGGCAAGCGAAATGAACCTGCCTTCACGCGACACACAGCAGAACTCTTGGCGATTCTAAAAGGGTTAAGCTATAGTGCGATCGAAACAGCAACTACGGACAACTTTTATGCGTTGTTCACTAAAGCGAGACGAGAAACATGAAAATTACGATTTTGGGCTGCGGTGCCTCGGGTGGCGTGCCCCTTATCACGGGAGACTGGGGATCCTGCAATCCAAACAACCCCAAGAATCGGCGTCGTCGAGCTTCTATCTTAATCCAAACAAAGGGTAAGAATATTCTCATCGATACCAGTCCTGACTTGCGAATGCAGCTCTTGGATGCAGGTGTCCCTAATATAGATTTGGTATTGATCACCCACGATCACGCGGACCATGTGGGTGGCCTTGATGATTTGCGTCAAATTTATGCAAAATATCGCCAGCAAATTCCACTCTACGCTGATCAAGGTACAATGAGTCGTTTACGTCAGGCCTACCGATATGCTTTGGTGACCATGGATTCCCTTTACCCAGCGTTCCTAGAAGGCCGTGAACTTGAAGAGGTCATCGACTTTGAGGGCATCCAAATCATCCCCTATCTCCAATATCATGGCCATCGCTCTTCTTTTGGATTTAGAATCGGTGATTTTGCCTACTCCACTGATCTTATTGAGCTCCCTGAAGAAAGCTATGAAGCCCTCAAAGGGGTTAATACCTGGGTGGTTGATTGTTTACGGGATGAGCCACACATCAGCCACGCAAACGTTGAACAAACCCTCAAAATGATCAGTAAAGTCAAACCAGCCCAGGCCATCTTAACCCATATGACCCATCACTTGGATTATGATGACATCAATTCTCGCACTCCTGAAAACGTAATCCCCGCCTACGACGGCATGGTCTTGGAGCTGCCATGACCACGCTCCACATCCTTATCCTCAGCCTGATTCAAGGACTCACGGAGTTTTTGCCCGTGTCTTCATCCGGTCACTTGGTACTATTGCCACACCTTTTCGGGTGGCAAAATCAAGGCCTTGAAATGGATGTAGCCCTTCATGTGGGAACCCTAACAGCGGTCCTGATTTACTTTTGGAGTGATGTATGGGGTATGATCACGCACTTCTTGAAGTATTGCTTCGGTGGTTTTAAGAAGCGTGACTTTGACACCCAAGTGCGCCTAGCTTTGAGTCTTGTGGTTGCCACATTGCCTGCAATTGTTGTTGGGTTTCTCTTAAAGAAAATGGGACTTAACGACATTCGTCAGGTGAGTGTTATCGCGACTACCAGCATCCTCTTTGCGCTTGTCCTGTATTTTACAGACCGCATTGGTTCCAAAAAGGAGGATATAAACAAAATCACACTGAAGCGTGGCTTCCTCATTGGGCTTGGTCAAGCCATTTCTCTCATCCCCGGCGTAAGTCGATCCGGCATATGCATAAGCGTCGGTCTCGCTCTTGGTTTCACGCGCACAGCTGCCGCGCGTTTCGCTTTTCTCATGTCCATACCCTCCATCACCGGCGCTGCCACCCTTACGGCTTATGACGCCATCAAGGATAATACTCCCGCTGTTTGGTCAGAGATCGGTTTGGGTATTCTTTTTTCTGCCATA
This region of Alphaproteobacteria bacterium genomic DNA includes:
- a CDS encoding TatD family hydrolase; the protein is MLVDSHCHLNFPEFTSDLEAVLARASANGVGTYLTVNTKLSQAKDLQAIADQHPRVFCSVGVHPHDAAEYVKGYEGDTLYNQIKILAQHPKVVGIGETGLDYYYDNSPREDQIASFSDHIRASMDLELPLIIHTRDADEDTIACLTNVGQGKAKGVFHCFSGSEDLAQKALNLGFYISFSGILTFKNAETLRQIAQTTPLDRILVETDAPFLAPVPHRGKRNEPAFTRHTAELLAILKGLSYSAIETATTDNFYALFTKARRET
- a CDS encoding MBL fold metallo-hydrolase yields the protein MKITILGCGASGGVPLITGDWGSCNPNNPKNRRRRASILIQTKGKNILIDTSPDLRMQLLDAGVPNIDLVLITHDHADHVGGLDDLRQIYAKYRQQIPLYADQGTMSRLRQAYRYALVTMDSLYPAFLEGRELEEVIDFEGIQIIPYLQYHGHRSSFGFRIGDFAYSTDLIELPEESYEALKGVNTWVVDCLRDEPHISHANVEQTLKMISKVKPAQAILTHMTHHLDYDDINSRTPENVIPAYDGMVLELP
- a CDS encoding undecaprenyl-diphosphate phosphatase, producing MTTLHILILSLIQGLTEFLPVSSSGHLVLLPHLFGWQNQGLEMDVALHVGTLTAVLIYFWSDVWGMITHFLKYCFGGFKKRDFDTQVRLALSLVVATLPAIVVGFLLKKMGLNDIRQVSVIATTSILFALVLYFTDRIGSKKEDINKITLKRGFLIGLGQAISLIPGVSRSGICISVGLALGFTRTAAARFAFLMSIPSITGAATLTAYDAIKDNTPAVWSEIGLGILFSAIAGLAAIHFMLRFLTNHSLTIFVVYRILLGICIWVLV